ATTATAAATTAATTATAAATTTATAAAAAAAAAAAGATTGTGAAGGTTTTTTATGAAAAAAATGAAATTATATTTGGTGTTTTTGTTATAAGTCAAATTTTATCCTTTGTACTCTTCCATATCTTTTTCTTTTAAAGATACTATACTTCTCGCAAATATCATAGCTAATTCGTATTGATAGCGTCAAAAATGATAGGCTTTCGTTCAATAAAGAGTTCAGACAAATCAACCATTACTTATTATCGGTAAAAAAAATAGCCTGTGAGACACAAAAAAACTCATCTTTCATAAATATAAAAGATGAGTCTATATTTTTCTTGTATTTGTACTGTTTAGAACTCCATTCCAGAAGAACGACCTAAATATGTCATTACACAACGGAAGCCAGTATAAGCAGTTACAGAATCTTGATATTGATAATTACGAGTTCCTGTTTCTATGAAGAAGGCAATATCTTTCCAAGAGCCTCCACGAACTAATTTACGAGGTTCGCTATCATCTATATAAGTAGGGTTCAAATCCCAAATAAGTGGCATTGCATTCGGAGCATACGCATCGTTACACCATTCTGAAACGTTTCCTGCCATATCATAAAGACCAAAGTCATTAGGGAAGTAAGCACCTACTGGGTTTGTATATTGGAAACCGTCATCGTAGTAGTTGCCACGTCCTGGTTTGAAGTTGGCAAGCGCACAACCTTTAGCATTTCTTGTATAAGGACCTCCCCAAGGATACTTTGCTATATCACGACCACCACGAGAAGCATATTCCCATTCAGCCTCTGAAGGCAGACGGAACATTGGAACTGGGAATTTTCCAGCAGATTCTCTTGCTTCATTCATAAATTTAGTTCTCCAACCACAGAATGCTTTTGCTGCAAACCAACTTACACCCACAACAGGATAATCGTCATAAGCAGGGTGAGCATAGTAGTTTTCTGTCATTGGGTCGCCATAGTGGTGTGTAAAGTTTGTCATCCATACTGTTGTATCTGGATAGAAACGCTCTTTAATTTCTTCCTCTGATAAGATTTCTCCATCTACTGAATCTGGGTTTTCAGTCATCTCATCAATAAACTGACGATATTCGTTATTTGTAATCTCTGTCTGATCCATATAAAAACCACCAATCGTAATCTGACGGTTCATATTTATTTTTGAAGATAAGATGTCTTGGTCAGCTTGTCCCATGTGGAATGTACCTGCTGGTACTACAATCATTCCATAAGGAACTTCTTGTCTCCAGCCTTCACGACCCAAGACTCCAGTGAGTTCTCCACTTTCTTGTAATTTAGCTAGGTTTCCACCACCACCACAGCTTTGCATAAGAAGAGCTGTGGTTACACCCAATAGGACAGCCCAAATTGTACGGTTCGTACGGATTTTTTGTATCATGTTCGTAGTCATGTTCAGTTTTCTTGTTATAAATTTCAAGAACGCATCTATTTTGAAATTTTATTCTTACTTATCTCTCAATTTAAAAAATATGAGCAATGACGAATAAATATATAGATTTGTTTTGTGATGATTTTCTTAAATACAGTAAATTTTAAATCAGATTGATAAAATTCAGATTGATTTCTTAACGATTCAGTATAAACGTTAAAATAATAATGCCAAAGATACTCTAATTATTGTTTTGTAAGTCAAATTATAGGGAATTAACTTGCTAAAAAGACATCTTTTTTCTTACTATTTGTAAGTTGTAACTACTATACTAATAACTACATTTTGAGCAGATTAGTATAGTTTTACCGAAATATTTCTCAAATTTATCGAAATTTTTTCTGTATTCGTCGAAACAAATCAACTTTTTTTTAGCAATATAGCAAAAAAGTGAATTATAATGAAAAAGTTAAATAATTCAATAGATTATTTGGTGGAAATTTATCTTTTGCCTAGAACAAATAAAAAGCCAATCTACTATACAGTTATTTAATTCTATACTTAGAAACGGAAACGAGGTGTACGAATAGTAGGTAAAACTTTAGGTTTAGGAGCAGGAAGGCGATAGCCTATCGAAATTTCGTGTGAAGTAGGTTGCTTAACATCTTTTCCACTCGTTACTAAGTCTAAAGAGTACGTAATACGAAGGTCTCGGTTTTCTAACATATTAACTCCCAAAATCAATATCCCTGCATCAAGAGCATTAGACGCCCTAGCTGATATACCACCAAAATACGTCTCGTCATAACTTAATAATACACTACCTTCATAAGATATTGCTCCAGAGGTAAGTTTCAAAATGGCTGAAGGCTGTAGCATAAGTGTAGGAGAAATATCAAAATTGCCTCCACCCATCAAATAAAAATGAGGCTTCAAAGAGGTAATATCTATACCTGTACTATAATCAAATTTAGATTGTAATAAGTGGTTTGTACTGATTCCTACATAATATCCTTTCAAAGACTGATAATATAGACCTACTGCTAAATCGGGTTGAAACTGGTTTTCTACACCTGTACTTGGTATTCTTGGGTCATTTTCTTCATTCGGACGATACTGCCCAAAGTCTATTCTCTGATTGTACATCCCTCCACGCAAACCAAATGAAATACGGTCTTTGTTTTTCAGATTGAAATGATACGCATAAGAAATCTGAACTTCTGTACTGGATAAAGGACCTACTCTGTCGTTGGCAAAATGAATTCCTATACCACTATTTATTCTATTGAGAGGCATACTTAAAAAGCCCACTTGCGAGCTAGGCGCACCACCATCATCAAAAGTAGGAGAGTAGTTTATCCATTGGCTTCTGTGAAAAACTCCCATGGTTGTGTAGTTTGCATCGCTGCCTGCCGTAGCAGGATTGAAATACAAGCTATTGAACATATACTGACTAAACTGTGCGTCTTGTTGAGCTACTGTATAAGTACTGATAAAAAGAAGAGAGCAGAAGCAACTTAGTTTAAAAAATGAGAGAAAATATTTTTTCATGATAAGATTGAAATTAAGAACAATTATATGTTTGAACTTATGAGCATACATGAGTTGATTAAAAACATGGAAAATCATCTGTTCTATATGTAATGCTGCTGTATGTTAAGCTAAATAAAATAATCAGTATTCAGAAGGTTCTTTAGTAGAAATTTGTTTGGATATTTCTATATTTTGATTTCTTTTTTACTTAAAGAGCAAAGTATAAAAATATGTGCTAAGTTAGTAAACTTTTGAAAAAATAAGTCTAAAGTCCAAACAAATCCATAAAAAATTCCACCCTTTAACAATTAGAATTGTGTAAAAAGTGGAATTTTGTTTTCAAACCTTAGTATAAAAGGTTTTTGTAAAATGCACATAAAAATAGTCAACTATCTTGATTCCAGATATTTCTTATCTCTATTAGTATTCTCTAGGCATCACGATAGCCAAAATAATATATACTAAAACAGGTGAGCCTACTCCAAAAAATGTAAAGAGTACAAACGCTACACGAATTAGATTGCTATCCCAACCAAAAGCCTCTGCTATTCCTCCACAAACACCTGTAATAACTGAATCGTAAGTAGATTTTGTAAGTTTCATAAAGAAGATAGATTATTTAATAGTGAATAGTTGATTAAAAAGATTTGAATAAACAAACCTGTATGTCGTTATAACGAGCAAGACTATCAAGTAGTTACAAAAAATATAAATTTCTTTAAAACTTAAAAGCCTAGAGAACTTCAAAACTACAAAACAAAAACAATATTGCAAATTAGATACTCTACATCACTAATAAAAGAGCTGACTTTTATCTCTTTATCAGAAAAATGTTATTTTTGCTGTATTCAAAATTTGACTATTCAGACCAAAACATAAAATTCCTTCAAATTATAATGAAGATTACCAAAATCCTTATTGCCAATCGTGGTGAAATTACGCTCCGTATTATTCGTTCTTGTAAAGAAATGGGTATCAAAACAGTGGCTGTTTTTAGTGAAGCTGACCGTTTAGCTCCTCATGTACGTGCTGCTGATGAAGCTATCTGTGTAGGTACGCCTCCTTCTGCCGAATCATATCTTCGTGGAGATAGAATTATAGAAGCTGCAAAAACTACTGGCGCACAGGCAATTCACCCTGGATATGGGTTTTTGTCAGAAAATGCAGATTTTGCTCGTAAAGTAAAGGAAGCAGGACTTATTTTTATCGCTCCTTCTCCAGAAGCTATTGAAGTAATGGGAAGTAAATTGGCTGCTAAAAATGCTGTTTCTGAGTACGATATTCCAATGGTACCAGGTATTAACCACGCTGTTACAGATATTGCAGAAGCAAAGAAAGAGGCTGCTCAAATTGGTTACCCAATTTTGGTAAAAGCAAGTGCAGGAGGTGGAGGTAAAGGAATGCGAGTAGTAGAAAAAGAA
This sequence is a window from Bernardetia sp.. Protein-coding genes within it:
- a CDS encoding SUMF1/EgtB/PvdO family nonheme iron enzyme; translated protein: MIQKIRTNRTIWAVLLGVTTALLMQSCGGGGNLAKLQESGELTGVLGREGWRQEVPYGMIVVPAGTFHMGQADQDILSSKINMNRQITIGGFYMDQTEITNNEYRQFIDEMTENPDSVDGEILSEEEIKERFYPDTTVWMTNFTHHYGDPMTENYYAHPAYDDYPVVGVSWFAAKAFCGWRTKFMNEARESAGKFPVPMFRLPSEAEWEYASRGGRDIAKYPWGGPYTRNAKGCALANFKPGRGNYYDDGFQYTNPVGAYFPNDFGLYDMAGNVSEWCNDAYAPNAMPLIWDLNPTYIDDSEPRKLVRGGSWKDIAFFIETGTRNYQYQDSVTAYTGFRCVMTYLGRSSGMEF
- a CDS encoding type IX secretion system membrane protein PorP/SprF, translated to MKKYFLSFFKLSCFCSLLFISTYTVAQQDAQFSQYMFNSLYFNPATAGSDANYTTMGVFHRSQWINYSPTFDDGGAPSSQVGFLSMPLNRINSGIGIHFANDRVGPLSSTEVQISYAYHFNLKNKDRISFGLRGGMYNQRIDFGQYRPNEENDPRIPSTGVENQFQPDLAVGLYYQSLKGYYVGISTNHLLQSKFDYSTGIDITSLKPHFYLMGGGNFDISPTLMLQPSAILKLTSGAISYEGSVLLSYDETYFGGISARASNALDAGILILGVNMLENRDLRITYSLDLVTSGKDVKQPTSHEISIGYRLPAPKPKVLPTIRTPRFRF
- a CDS encoding PspC domain-containing protein, with product MKLTKSTYDSVITGVCGGIAEAFGWDSNLIRVAFVLFTFFGVGSPVLVYIILAIVMPREY